CATACAACGGCGAGACCCTCTTAAATGAGCTTGCTGGTGTTCCTGGTGAATGATTGCAGTTGATGCAACCAACCATCTAGAGTGGTAAATATTAAAAAGGGGCTTTTACGAGCCCCTTTTTTTTTACTAAATTCTTAAATTCTTCCACAGCCTCGAGCCACCGAATCGCTATTTATAGAACTCCATTTTCTAAGAACCCGTCGTTTGCGGAGAAAGAACGCACATTCACGCATATTTTATTACCTGAGAGCTTTTCCCAGGCTCAAAATCGGTTAGACTTAAGTCAATGACTGATTCAAGTGGACAACAAGGCGAATTGGAAAGTCTACTGGCGCTTATCGGTAGTAAATCCAAATACCACATCGACATCAAAGTAGGTCCTAAGCCAGGTAAACAGGGACATATGCGTGTTCTGTTTAATGGCAAGGAAACCATCAGCGCGGCCTCATCGACAAGTATTCTTATTTATTTAAAGGGTGTGTTGCACGGCATGCAGCTTAACGACTAGAGGACGGCCAGTCTCAGGCAGTCTTACTCTGTTTCGTCTTCTTCTGTTTCGTCTTCTTCTGTTTCGTCTTCTTCTGTTTCGTCTTCTTCAAATTCTTCAATCTCTGCGGTCCGAGCCTCGGCTTCTGGCAGAGTCTCAAAGACTTCCAATGAGGCTGTATCCCCTGTTGTCTTGATAAGGTTTTTAACCTCGTCATCCGCCACCACAAAAATGGATAGTCCGATATTCGAACAAGCGCGGTGGAGATAAACCAAGTAGCTCAATAAAATTTCGCGTGGCGGAGGAATGGATAAATCGAGAATCACCGTTTCAAAACATGCACCCGCAATGATCTTCACCCCATCGATCGACTCTTGTCTCAGACGTACCGCATAGGCTTGGCGCTGCTCCTTAGGTCGTGGGTAATCGTTCAAAATAATCTTGTTGGCTTCAACGCTGACCGGTTCCGCAACCGCCCGCCCCAGATTCGATTTCAGTAACTCTTTAACTCTACTCGACTCGAAAGGCTTAAACAGGTGGCCGTCAAAGCCGTTATGTAAGACGTCGGCTTTGCCGGTATTGATGTCGCGAACATACAACCCAAATACGGATATACCAGGCTGAAGAATACGCAGCTGCGAGGCAAGACCCGCACCGCCAATTTCCGGAATCTGCATATCAACCAGAATGACTTTAAATTTAAACGCACGGCATGCCTCAACCGCAGCTGAGAAATCATGCGCCTGCTTTATCTCGATATCTCTAGGGAGATGTCGCTTCAGTTTCTTTGCCACAACGGGAACCGGATCTACCAAAAGAATATCCGACTCCGGGCGGTCGATCTCTTCAGTTTCCAGCTTCAATACAACCCGAACTTTGCGTCTGATTTCAGCTGGGGTCACGGGCTTCAAAACGTAATCTTCAACGCCTTCCATCAAGACTTCGCCGATAACCGACGTGCGGACCTCGCCTGTCAGTACAATAACGGGCGTGCCGTTACCCGACTTTCGAAGCAGCTTGAGTGTCTCTCGGCCATCCATCACCGGCATGGCGAGATCCAAGATCAATAAATCAACTGTTCGAGTCTGTAGGATATCCAAAACCTGGCGACCGTTCTCGGCTTGTAGAACATCAAACTCAGATCTTAGGCTTTGAACGACGATAGAGCGAACCAAGTGGGAATCATCGGCAACCAGAATGACCTTACGGTCACCATCGCTCGGCTCACCTTTTACGTTCCCAATAAAGTCATTACTCATTCGAATGCCCTGTATCAAAACCGACGAGGTAAAAGTCGGCTTAGTCTTTCACCTACATGCTAGGTAAGACCTGAGATTCAAGCAAGTCGGGCTAGGCCATTAGAGGATCATTGCCCATCGAAATCATGAAAACTAAGAAAGAGAAATCATTCTTTAGAGGGTCACCATGGCCAGCATAACGGTCATAGAAGCCACTGCACTGAAAGCGAGCACCGCATTTTGCAACCGTCGCCGACGCACGAGACGCACTCCAGCAACCAGCTGCCCCGTATTCATACGGTTACTCTCACGAACGAGGTTACTGGTTGTCTCACCATAGTGGGTGGGGATACCTGTTCCGCGGCCCCCTTTTACCTGAAACAGTTCACCCAAGAGCTTATCGTTTCTAGCTTCCGGCTTACTTCCAGAGAAACTGTTACGACTGATAGAATCCCCGGTAGGAACTCCACATAAGGCTACTGCGGCATCCAAGGCACCTGGATTTACATAGCGTGTTTTGATTTGTTCACTATTTAAGATGCTTCCATCTTCAGTGACATCAAGCTCGCTTAGCTCTTGCTCATCTTCAATCACCCAAAGTTTCGGGCGCTCCATACTTTGATCTAGTTCTGGAACCGGGGGAGGTAAAACATGGGAACTCATAGACAACTCCATTTAAAGATTGGTGGAACTTTCCT
The nucleotide sequence above comes from Deltaproteobacteria bacterium. Encoded proteins:
- a CDS encoding response regulator; translation: MSNDFIGNVKGEPSDGDRKVILVADDSHLVRSIVVQSLRSEFDVLQAENGRQVLDILQTRTVDLLILDLAMPVMDGRETLKLLRKSGNGTPVIVLTGEVRTSVIGEVLMEGVEDYVLKPVTPAEIRRKVRVVLKLETEEIDRPESDILLVDPVPVVAKKLKRHLPRDIEIKQAHDFSAAVEACRAFKFKVILVDMQIPEIGGAGLASQLRILQPGISVFGLYVRDINTGKADVLHNGFDGHLFKPFESSRVKELLKSNLGRAVAEPVSVEANKIILNDYPRPKEQRQAYAVRLRQESIDGVKIIAGACFETVILDLSIPPPREILLSYLVYLHRACSNIGLSIFVVADDEVKNLIKTTGDTASLEVFETLPEAEARTAEIEEFEEDETEEDETEEDETEEDETE